One segment of Drosophila mauritiana strain mau12 chromosome 3R, ASM438214v1, whole genome shotgun sequence DNA contains the following:
- the LOC117142985 gene encoding probable glutamine--tRNA ligase, translated as MAGDDLIAKFQVLGMSEQKAKETLKNANVTKNLQLALAAAGGATLSDGTGMLIYHMATKLKPQTADHLPLLVRYIVEHKLDNTQRVDAALEYLLKCGQSLNANIDVQALEKECGVGVVVTPEQIERTVQAKIKASYKEALLEQRYHFNSFKILQDVRGDLKWADAKSVKAAIDVEIFDLLGPKTEADLKPPTKANDKPKAAKPKAEVTPAAQTAEAASDGATTISELMKTKVHFHAPGENFKADGYVVTEHTERLLKEHLARTGGKVHTRFPPEPNGILHIGHAKAININFGYAAAHDGVCYLRYDDTNPEKEEEKFFLAIKEMVEWLGYKPFKITYSSDNFQQLYEWAVVLIKKGLAYVCHQKAEELKGFNPKPSPWRERPIEESLRLFEDMKRGKIDEGAATLRMKVTLEEGKMDPVAYRIKFISHHRTGSDWCIYPTYDYTHCLCDSLEDITHSLCTKEFQSRRSSYYWLCNALGIYCPVQWEYGRLNMNYALVSKRKIAKLITEQIVHDWDDPRLFTLTALRRRGFPAEAINNFCAQMGVTGAQIAVDPAMLEAAVRDVLNVTAPRRLVVLEPLKVTIKNFPHDAPVQLEVPDFPQNPQQGTHKITLDKVIYIEQGDFKLEPEKGYRRLAPKQSVGLRHAGLVISVDEIVKDPATGQVVELICTSQPAEQAEKPKAFVQWVSQPIQLEVRLYEQLFKHKNPEDPNEVPGGFLSDISEQSISVVVAFADRALNQAKVYNKFQFERIGFFSVDPDTSANHLVFNRTVGLKEDAGKK; from the coding sequence ATGGCTGGAGATGATCTGATTGCGAAATTCCAGGTGCTCGGCATGAGCGAGCAAAAGGCGAAGGAAACTTTGAAGAATGCCAACGTGACAAAGAATCTCCAGCTGGCGCTGGCGGCGGCGGGAGGCGCCACCCTATCCGACGGCACTGGTATGCTGATCTACCACATGGCTACCAAGCTGAAGCCGCAGACTGCGGACCATCTGCCTCTTCTGGTGCGCTACATAGTGGAGCACAAGCTGGACAACACTCAGCGCGTTGATGCCGCCCTGGAGTACCTGCTCAAATGCGGTCAGAGCCTTAATGCCAACATAGATGTGCAGGCGCTTGAGAAGGAGTGCGGCGTTGGAGTGGTGGTCACTCCGGAGCAAATCGAGCGCACTGTGCAGGCCAAGATCAAGGCCAGCTACAAGGAGGCCTTGTTGGAGCAACGCTACCATTTTAACTCATTCAAAATCCTGCAGGATGTCCGGGGAGACCTGAAGTGGGCGGATGCCAAGTCCGTGAAGGCGGCCATCGATGTGGAGATCTTCGATCTGTTGGGTCCTAAAACAGAAGCAGACTTAAAACCTCCGACAAAAGCAAACGATAAGCCGAAGGCTGCAAAACCGAAAGCTGAAGTAACTCCTGCCGCTCAAACGGCTGAAGCTGCATCTGATGGAGCCACCACCATTTCGGAACTCATGAAAACCAAGGTACACTTCCATGCTCCCGGCGAGAACTTCAAGGCAGATGGCTACGTGGTCACCGAGCACACGGAGCGGCTACTGAAGGAGCACCTGGCGAGGACTGGAGGCAAAGTGCACACGCGATTCCCGCCAGAGCCGAATGGGATCCTGCACATCGGCCACGCAAAGGCTATTAACATTAACTTTGGATACGCGGCTGCCCACGATGGAGTCTGTTACTTGCGCTACGACGACACCAATcccgagaaggaggaggagaagtTCTTTTTGGCCATTAAGGAGATGGTGGAATGGCTGGGCTACAAACCTTTCAAGATCACCTACTCCTCGGACAACTTTCAGCAGCTGTACGAGTGGGCTGTTGTGCTGATTAAGAAAGGATTGGCCTACGTGTGTCACCAGAAGGCGGAGGAACTGAAGGGCTTCAATCCGAAGCCCAGTCCTTGGAGGGAGCGTCCCATTGAGGAGTCACTGCGTTTGTTTGAAGACATGAAGCGTGGGAAGATCGACGAGGGAGCGGCCACACTGCGCATGAAGGTCACCTTAGAGGAGGGCAAGATGGACCCTGTGGCGTATCGCATTAAGTTTATCTCTCACCACCGTACGGGCTCTGACTGGTGCATTTACCCCACTTACGATTACACTCATTGCCTTTGCGACTCTCTCGAGGATATCACCCACTCACTGTGCACCAAGGAGTTCCAGTCGAGACGATCTTCCTACTACTGGCTGTGCAACGCTCTGGGTATCTACTGCCCGGTGCAGTGGGAGTACGGCAGACTAAACATGAACTACGCACTTGTGTCAAAACGCAAGATTGCAAAGCTGATCACGGAGCAGATTGTCCACGACTGGGACGATCCCAGGCTGTTTACTCTGACGGCTCTGAGACGTAGAGGCTTCCCAGCAGAGGCCATCAACAACTTCTGCGCCCAGATGGGCGTAACGGGTGCCCAGATCGCCGTCGACCCCGCCATGTTGGAAGCAGCCGTGCGGGATGTGCTTAATGTTACAGCTCCCCGTCGGTTGGTTGTCCTGGAACCTCTCAAAGTTACCATAAAGAACTTCCCTCATGACGCGCCCGTGCAGCTAGAAGTGCCTGATTTCCCGCAGAACCCGCAGCAAGGGACTCATAAGATCACCCTAGACAAGGTGATCTATATTGAGCAGGGAGACTTCAAGTTGGAGCCCGAAAAGGGATACCGTCGTCTGGCACCTAAGCAATCTGTGGGTCTCCGACACGCGGGTCTCGTAATCAGCGTGGATGAGATAGTAAAGGATCCGGCGACTGGACAGGTGGTGGAACTCATCTGCACCAGCCAACCTGCCGAGCAGGCCGAGAAGCCAAAGGCTTTTGTCCAGTGGGTATCGCAGCCGATACAGCTGGAAGTGCGTCTGTACGAGCAGCTCTTCAAGCACAAGAATCCCGAGGATCCCAACGAGGTTCCCGGCGGCTTCCTAAGCGACATCAGTGAGCAGTCCATATCGGTAGTGGTGGCATTCGCGGATCGGGCCCTAAACCAGGCCAAGGTCTACAACAAGTTCCAGTTCGAGAGGATTGGCTTCTTCTCCGTAGATCCAGATACCAGCGCGAACCACCTAGTGTTCAACCGCACCGTGGGATTGAAGGAGGATGCGGGCAAGAAGTGA
- the LOC117142986 gene encoding serine/threonine-protein kinase RIO2, whose protein sequence is MGKLNVTVLRYLTKEDFRVLTAIEMGMKNHELVPGPLAAAIANLKSGGVHKLLKELCKHKLLAYERGKKYDGYRLTNTGYDYLALKSLTLRGSVSSFGNQIGIGKESNIYVVADEEGTPICLKLHRLGRTCFRNVKAKRDYHGRRHKASWLYLSRISATREFAYMSALYDRGFPVPKPIDFNRHCVLMDLVQGWPMTQVHELLDAPQVYDDLMNLIVRLGNSGVIHGDFNEFNLMVTDAGKPILIDFPQMMSTSHENAEFFFERDVNCVREMFRRKFGYESEDYPKFSDLVREDDLDAEVHCTGYGFTKEMEQDLLEEYGMVEQADEEDEGEDLEEEEEPPTLVTAAAVEIDECRRQVENEVIYSEAKPTQKSDDAVRRYIESCTQYLGNLSVGPEVPDQTMPKKLDIALPVKTPDVIPFEAGTPAGNTVEEDVKSISSNDLDTDEVPELVGLDPNSRMYRLKMVEQMLNDARSQRSYSTTTSTIAPSVITDRIRRNMDIKEKREQRKKCVAKGEASAVHRHRKENKDVVKEYAGWDF, encoded by the exons ATGGGTAAATTAAACGTGACAGTGCTGCGATATCTCACTAAGGAGGACTTCCGCGTCCTCACCGCCATCGAGATGGGCATGAAGAACCACGAGCTGGTTCCCGGTCCCCTAGCTGCTGCCATTGCGAATCTGAAGTCGGGTGGAGTCCACAAGCTGCTCAAGGAGCTGTGCAAGCACAAGCTGTTGGCCTACGAACGGGGAAAGAAAT ATGATGGCTACCGCTTGACAAACACGGGCTACGACTACCTGGCTCTGAAGTCTCTCACACTGCGCGGATCGGTCAGTTCCTTTGGCAACCAGATTGGAATTGGCAAGGAGTCCAACATCTACGTGGTGGCTGATGAGGAGGGCACTCCAATTTGCCTCAAACTACACCGATTGGGTCGAACTTGTTTCAGGAATGTGAAAGCCAAAAGAGACTACCACGGTCGCCGGCACAAGGCCTCCTGGTTGTACTTATCTCGCATCTCGGCCACCCGCGAGTTTGCCTACATGTCGGCACTCTATGATCGTGGATTTCCAGTGCCAAAACCCATCGATTTCAACCGCCACTGCGTCTTAATGGACCTCGTCCAGGGCTGGCCCAT gACCCAAGTTCACGAACTTCTAGACGCTCCACAAGTTTACGATGATCTTATGAACCTAATTGTGCGTCTGGGAAATTCTGGAGTTATTCATGGCGATTTTAATGAGTTTAATTTAATGGTGACAGACGCCGGCAAGCCCATACTGATTGATTTCCCTCAGATGATGTCCACCTCTCATGAAAATGCAGAATT tttcttCGAACGCGATGTTAACTGCGTGCGTGAAATGTTCCGTCGCAAATTTGGTTACGAAAGCGAAGACTACCCCAAGTTCAGCGACCTGGTGCGTGAGGATGATTTGGATGCCGAGGTACACTGCACAGGCTATGGCTTTACTAAGGAGATGGAGCAGGATCTTCTTGAGGAGTACGGCATGGTGGAGCAAGCAGATGAGGAGGATGAGGGAGAGGATTTGGAAGAGGAGGAAGAGCCTCCCACCTTGGTAACCGCAGCAGCTGTAGAGATTGATGAGTGCCGACGCCAGGTGGAGAACGAGGTCATTTATAGCGAAGCCAAGCCCACTCAGAAGTCGGATGACGCAGTGCGTCGGTACATTGAATCGTGTACGCAATATCTGGGTAATCTCAGCGTAGGTCCGGAAGTTCCCGATCAAACAATGCCCAAAAAGTTGGACATTGCCCTACCGGTTAAAACTCCAGACGTTATTCCATTCGAAGCTGGAACTCCGGCAGGAAATACCGTTGAAGAAGACGTCAAGTCCATCAGTTCCAATGATTTAGATACGGATGAAGTTCCCGAGCTAGTTGGCCTGGATCCTAACTCGCGCATGTATCGTCTCAAAATGGTCGAGCAAATGCTAAATGATGCGAGAAGTCAACGCTCCTATTCGACCACAACCAGCACAATAGCTCCGTCTGTGATTACCGACAGGATACGACGGAACATGGACATTAAGGAAAAGCGGGAGCAGCGAAAGAAGTGTGTGGCCAAGGGAGAGGCTAGTGCTGTGCATCGTCATCGCAAGGAGAACAAGGATGTGGTTAAGGAATATGCTGGCTGGGACTTCTAG
- the LOC117145291 gene encoding uncharacterized protein LOC117145291, producing MHKEKSHPKPLCLTEAYVQDKLRGYFKSDSLKLEKLDIKHALLKGENYASMMTRISVEYTTEESEEKQATKFLIKTIFAERNPVSHVFIRYGIYTREMDMYQRILPKIANLVKREIQDPRRISAGTVYVDKDTDSIIIEDLALEHYKVACRLQKLDLAHTHLVLEKLANFHAAGAALAERELGIFKDNYDRGFYNRHTRGYEPIMKNLLKTLSRSLNLDEQLRQRYQAKIDRLVDRIMVYGERSTTNNPGDFLTLNHGDLWTTNIMFQYDAKVHPINAAFIDFQFSVWNSPALDLHYFFSTSIHDELRLNNQPELVQFYYYKLEDALKNVKYAGCIPTLFEFQQQFRARAFYAVFASLIFEPFMVYDGKEKVSLDHIISEGKGGMRFKDDVFQQQSVRLKLHHTLPYLDRWGLLDDM from the exons ATGCATAAGGAGAAGTCTCATCCGAAACCGCTTTGCCTCACCGAGGCCTATGTCCAGGATAAGCTGCGGGGCTACTTCAAATCGGATTCCTTGAAGCTGGAGAAATTGGATATTAAGCATGCCCTTCTCAAAGGAGAAAACTATGCCAGCATGATGACTCGCATCAGTGTGGAGTACACCACGGAAGAATCGGAGGAAAAACAGGCCACCAAATTCCTGATAAAGACCATCTTCGCCGAAAGGAATCCAGTTTCCCATGTTTTCATCAGATACGGCATTTACACTCGCGAGATGGACATGTACCAGCGGATTCTGCCCAAGATAGCGAATCTGGTGAAGAGGGAGATCCAAGATCCTCGGCGAATATCTGCCGGCACTGTATACGTCGACAAGGATACGGACTCTATTATTATTGAGGACCTCGCGTTAGAGCATTACAAAGTGGCCTGCAGGCTACAAAAATTGGAtctggcacacacacatctCGTGCTGGAAAAGCTGGCCAACTTTCATGCCGCTGGAGCAGCTCTGGCCGAGAGAGAACTTGGCATCTTTAAGGATAACTATGATCGTGGATTCTATAACAGGCATACCCGGGGCTACGAGCCgattatgaagaatttacttaagaCCCTGTCCCGTTCCCTTAACTTAGATGAGCAACTGCGTCAACGATACCAGGCGAAGATTGACCGACTTGTTGATCGCATAATGGTCTACGGTGAGCGGTCGACCACCAATAATCCTGGCGATTTTCTGACCCTCAATCACGGAGATCTGTGGACCACTAATATTATGTTCCAGTACGATGCAAAGGTTCATCCCATCAATGCTGCCTTCATCGATTTCCAGTTCAGCGTATGGAACTCACCAGCCCTCGATCTTCACTACTTCTTCTCCACTTCCATCCATGACGAGCTCCGCCTAAACAATCAACCAGAGCTGGTTCAGTTCTACTACTACAAACTAGAGGATGCACTGAAAAATGTGAAGTATGCCGGCTGCATTCCGACTTTGTTCGAATTTCAACAACAGTTCCGAGCTAGAGCTTTCTATG CTGTGTTTGcttctttaatttttgaaccCTTTATGGTGTATGATGGAAAAGAGAAGGTTTCCCTGGACCACATCATTTCGGAGGGCAAAGGTGGTATGAGATTCAAAGACGATGTGTTTCAGCAGCAGTCCGTCAGGCTAAAGCTTCACCATACACTTCCGTATCTTGATCGGTGGGGATTGCTGGATGATATGTAA
- the LOC117145290 gene encoding uncharacterized protein LOC117145290, with protein sequence MSEKNTHTDPEWLLKEYVEYKLCRYFEDNSLQLKKIETQPATAKGDNYASVMTRINLKYTTKDSKDTQSATFLLKTTFASKDPAANILAGYGVSIREMDMYQQILPHLARMVRGELEDSRKMFAATVDVDRERDSIIFEDLTLEDYKVACRLKKLDLEHTHLVLEKLAEFHAAAAVLAERKPGIFEKNYDRGFFNKHFRGFQPIFRNLLQALSRSLELNLDLKNRYQRKIDRLVDTIMDYGDRSTSTNPGDFLTLAHGDLWTTNVMFQYDEQRHPINAVLIDFQFSVWSSPAIDLHYFFSTSIQDHLRWKHQPELVQFYYYRLVESLKKLQYSRRIPSLFEFQLQFRARSFYSVFCSLISEPCMLYTGTEEASIAQGLSTAASGVRFRDSVYHADHIREKMVLTLPFLDQQGLLDDM encoded by the exons ATGTCTGAAAAAAATACCCATACCGATCCTGAATGGCTCCTAAAGGAATATGTGGAGTATAAGTTATGCAGATATTTTGAAGACAACTCTCTACAGTTGAAGAAAATAGAGACTCAGCCGGCGACAGCCAAAGGGGACAACTACGCGAGTGTAATGACCCGCATTAATCTGAAGTATACCACAAAGGATTCAAAGGACACTCAGAGCGCTACTTTCCTATTGAAAACAACCTTTGCCTCCAAGGATCCGGCAGCCAATATACTGGCCGGCTACGGGGTTTCCATCAGAGAAATGGACATGTACCAACAGATTCTGCCCCACCTGGCCAGAATGGTGAGGGGTGAGCTCGAGGATTCCCGGAAGATGTTTGCTGCTACCGTCGATGTGGATCGCGAGCGTGACTCAATCATTTTTGAGGACCTGACGTTGGAGGATTACAAAGTCGCTTGCCGTCTAAAAAAACTGGATTTGGAGCACACACATCTGGTCCTGGAGAAACTGGCTGAATTCCATGCAGCTGCGGCAGTTCTTGCCGAGCGAAAGCCAGGAATCTTTGAGAAAAACTACGATCGAGGATTCTTTAACAAACATTTTCGAGGCTTTCAGCCAATCTTTAGGAACCTACTACAGGCTCTATCTCGCTCCCTAGAGCTGAATTTGGATCTAAAAAATCGTTATCAGAGAAAGATAGACCGGCTAGTGGATACTATAATGGATTACGGCGATCGATCGACGTCGACCAATCCAGGAGATTTCCTAACTCTAGCCCATGGGGATCTTTGGACAACAAATGTGATGTTTCAGTACGACGAACAGCGTCATCCCATCAATGCCGTCCTAATTGATTTTCAGTTCAGTGTGTGGAGCTCTCCGGCCATCGATCTGCACTACTTCTTTTCTACTTCGATCCAGGACCATCTTCGCTGGAAACATCAGCCTGAGTTGgttcagttttattactaCCGGCTGGTGGAATCCCTGAAGAAGCTACAGTATTCGCGTCGTATTCCGAgtttatttgaatttcaacTGCAGTTTAGGGCTAGATCTTTCTATT CTGTTTTCTGCTCGCTGATTTCCGAGCCCTGCATGCTTTACACCGGAACTGAGGAAGCGTCCATTGCTCAAGGATTGTCCACTGCCGCCAGTGGAGTCCGATTCAGAGATTCTGTGTATCATGCTGACCACATCCGAGAAAAAATGGTACTCACTCTGCCGTTTCTGGATCAGCAGGGGCTGCTAGACGATATGtga
- the LOC117145157 gene encoding uncharacterized protein LOC117145157 translates to MPEKTTHKAPAWLTEEYVEKKLRVYFKNDTLNLKKLTIKPAIANGENYASVMTRINVEYTTKDSKDNQSVTFLLKTTFADKDPAAHLLINYGIYTREIDMYEQILPRLADIVKNELHDSRKLFAATVGVDRERDTIMFEDLSLERYKVACRVKKLDLEHTYLVLEKLADFHAAGAALAQRQPGIFEKNYDRGFFNKHIRGYEPIMKNILQALSRALELSPDLKERYQAKIDKLIDNVMDYGERSVSVAPVDFVTLAHGDIWTTNFMFQYDDEGHPVNAIFIDFQFSVWNSPAIDLHYFFSTSIHENIRLERQTELVQFYFNKLVEALGRVKYSGNVPSLFEFQQQFRAKGFYAVFASLIFEPIMVYNGKEEPSIEQFMTSDEKGVRIRDALYQTEENLKKLQLTLPFLDQLGLLDEM, encoded by the exons ATGCCGGAGAAAACGACCCACAAGGCGCCAGCTTGGCTGACTGAGGAGTACGTGGAGAAAAAGTTAAGAGTTTACTTTAAGAATGACACCCTGAATCTGAAGAAACTGACGATCAAGCCGGCAATAGCGAATGGAGAGAACTACGCCAGCGTAATGACCCGCATCAATGTGGAGTACACTACGAAGGATTCAAAGGATAACCAGTCCGTAACCTTTCTGCTTAAGACGACCTTCGCCGACAAAGACCCGGCGGCCCATTTGCTCATTAACTATGGCATCTACACCAGGGAGATCGACATGTACGAGCAGATACTGCCCCGATTGGCGGATATAGTGAAGAATGAGCTCCACGATTCTCGGAAGTTGTTTGCAGCTACTGTGGGTGTAGATCGTGAGCGGGACACGATTATGTTCGAGGACCTTTCGCTGGAGAGATATAAGGTTGCGTGCAGGGTGAAGAAACTGGATCTGGAGCACACCTATCTGGTTCTCGAGAAACTGGCGGACTTCCATGCAGCGGGGGCAGCGCTGGCTCAGCGGCAACCCGGAATCTTTGAAAAGAACTACGACCGTGGATTCTTTAACAAACATATACGAGGCTACGAGCCAATCATGAAAAATATCCTTCAAGCCTTGTCGCGCGCCCTCGAGTTGAGTCCGGATCTAAAGGAGCGATACCAGGCGAAGATCGACAAGTTAATTGATAATGTAATGGACTACGGCGAGAGATCGGTATCTGTCGCTCCCGTCGATTTTGTGACTCTGGCCCATGGAGATATTTGGACAACCAATTTCATGTTCCAGTACGATGACGAAGGTCATCCAGTTAATGCCATCTTCATTGATTTCCAGTTCAGCGTTTGGAATTCTCCGGCCATCGATCTGCACTACTTTTTCTCAACCTCGATCCACGAAAATATTCGTCTGGAGCGTCAGACCGAGCTGGTCCAGTTCTACTTCAATAAGCTAGTGGAGGCTCTAGGAAGGGTTAAATATTCGGGTAACGTTCCCAGTTTATTTGAGTTCCAACAACAGTTTCGGGCCAAAGGTTTTTATG CTGTGTTTGCGTCGTTGATTTTTGAGCCCATCATGGTCTACAATGGTAAGGAGGAGCCGTCAATTGAGCAGTTCATGACCAGCGATGAGAAGGGAGTGCGAATAAGGGATGCACTGTATCAGACGGAGGAGAACCTAAAGAAGTTGCAACTGACTCTGCCGTTCCTTGATCAACTGGGCTTACTAGACGAAATGTAA
- the LOC117145156 gene encoding uncharacterized protein LOC117145156, protein MTEKSTHKVHPAPVWLTSEYVQDKLRTYFKDSSLKLATLDTKPAVANGGNYGSVMTRINVEYTTKASKGKQSTTFLVKTTFADRDPAGDVLIHYGVYTREMDIYEHILPQLSDMVRKELKDPRKLFAATMNVDRERDSIIFEDMSLDHYKVACRRKKLDLEHTHLVLEKLALFHAASSVLAERQPGIFEKNYDRGFFNKHTRAYAPIMTNLLEALSRSLATDEELGQRYKTKIDRLVERLMDYGERSTTSSPGDFLTLAHGDLWTTNFMFQYDAKEHPTNAIFIDFQFSVWNSPAIDLHYFFSTSLQDNLRLEHQTELVQFYYYRLTEALRKLKYAGRIPSLFDFQLQFRSRGFYAVFCSLIFEPVMQYEGKEDASIEQVLSSSESGMRFKNSVYESENIKKKLSVTLPFLDQFGLLDDI, encoded by the exons ATGACCGAGAAATCAACCCACAAAGTTCACCCAGCACCAGTTTGGCTCACCTCGGAATATGTGCAGGATAAGTTGCGCACCTACTTCAAGGATAGCTCACTGAAGCTGGCGACCTTGGATACAAAGCCAGCCGTGGCCAATGGAGGAAACTACGGCAGCGTGATGACCCGCATCAATGTGGAGTACACGACTAAGGCATCGAAAGGGAAACAGTCCACCACATTCCTGGTCAAGACCACATTCGCTGACCGGGATCCAGCCGGCGATGTGCTCATCCACTATGGTGTCTACACCCGTGAGATGGATATATACGAGCACATCCTGCCCCAGCTGTCGGATATGGTCAGGAAGGAGCTCAAGGACCCCAGGAAGCTCTTTGCGGCAACCATGAATGTGGACCGGGAGAGGGACTCGATCATTTTTGAGGACATGTCACTGGATCACTACAAGGTTGCTTGCCGACGGAAGAAGTTGGACCTAGAACACACCCACCTGGTACTGGAGAAACTAGCCCTCTTTCATGCAGCTTCATCAGTGCTCGCCGAGCGGCAGCCGGGTATCTTCGAAAAGAACTATGATCGTGGCTTTTTCAACAAACACACCCGGGCATACGCCCCAATCATGACCAATCTTCTGGAGGCTCTGTCCCGCTCCCTTGCTACGGATGAGGAGTTGGGTCAGCGGTACAAGACCAAGATCGACAGGCTTGTGGAACGTTTGATGGACTATGGCGAAAGATCGACAACAAGTAGTCCTGGCGACTTTTTAACTCTGGCCCATGGAGATCTTTGGACCACCAACTTTATGTTCCAGTATGATGCAAAAGAGCATCCCACGAATGCCATCTTCATCGACTTTCAGTTCAGCGTGTGGAACTCGCCGGCCATTGATCTTCACTACTTCTTCTCCACCTCGTTGCAGGATAATCTTCGCTTGGAACATCAAACAGAATTGgttcagttttattactaTAGGCTGACGGAGGCCCTAAGGAAGTTAAAATATGCTGGTCGGATACCCAGTTTGTTCGACTTCCAACTGCAGTTCCGCTCGAGAGGATTCTATG cCGTATTCTGTTCCCTGATTTTTGAGCCCGTCATGCAGTACGAGGGCAAGGAGGATGCTTCTATTGAGCAGGTTCTATCCAGTTCCGAGAGTGGAATGCGCTTCAAGAACTCCGTTTATGAATcggaaaacataaaaaaaaaattgagtGTAACACTGCCTTTTCTGGATCAGTTTGGATTGCTGGATGACATATAA
- the LOC117143463 gene encoding uncharacterized protein LOC117143463 translates to MVEQGKEDATEFHPAPVWLDEPYLERLLRDLKNDPGLRITDLFIKPATAKGDNYASVMTRVRILFLKSGAKNPETEYYIVKTTYENDAFASGIFSQYQVSTTEMRMYEKILPQLSSLIEKTRQPEKVFAKTLHVDYEHEAIIFEDLAVTKYVLADRLVGFDLEHTRLGLRKLAKMHAAAAVLNERQPGLLTKFDHGIFNRHTQAFAPFFVNTVGVAADFARECPELGERYANKLKKLQERVMEYSTRVYDPQPGDFNTLVHGDYWVNNVMLRYGENKEPLDMTLIDFQFCSWSSPAVDLHYFFNTSVQYDIRYEQQDALFQYYHTVLVETLKDLNFGGYIPTLRQFVLQLERGRFFAVTVALVCQAILTNDQNADADFHAMMKDDERGRNFRKVLYTNKRLQDNLKRELPRFDRIGLLDIID, encoded by the exons ATGGTGGAGCAGGGCAAGGAAGACGCTACCGAATTTCATCCGGCGCCAGTGTGGCTAGATGAACCCTACTTGGAGCGCCTGCTCCGGGATCTGAAGAATGATCCGGGACTGAGGATCACCGATTTGTTTATCAAACCCGCCACTGCCAAGGGTGACAATTATGCCAGTGTGATGACACGTGTGCggattttgtttttgaaaagTGGCGCCAAAAACCCCGAGACTGAATACTATATTGTGAAGACCACCTATGAGAATGATGCCTTTGCGTCTGGAATATTCTCCCAGTACCAGGTCAGCACCACGGAAATGCGTATGTACGAGAAGATCCTGCCCCAGTTGAGTTCGCTCATCGAGAAGACTCGCCAGCCGGAAAAGGTCTTCGCCAAGACGTTGCATGTGGACTACGAGCACGAGGCCATCATCTTTGAGGACCTAGCGGTGACGAAATATGTCCTGGCCGATCGTCTGGTTGGTTTCGACCTGGAGCACACCCGCTTGGGACTCCGAAAGCTGGCGAAGATGCATGCGGCCGCTGCTGTTCTGAACGAACGTCAGCCCGGATTGCTGACCAAGTTCGATCACGGCATCTTCAATCGCCACACCCAGGCCTTTGCGCCCTTCTTTGTGAATACGGTGGGCGTGGCGGCTGACTTTGCCAGGGAGTGTCCCGAATTGGGTGAGCGGTATGCAAACAAATTGAAGAAGCTGCAGGAGCGTGTAATGGAGTACTCCACAAGAGTTTACGATCCCCAACCGGGAGATTTTAACACATTGGTGCACGGTGACTACTGGGTGAACAATGTGATGTTGCGCTACGGCGAGAATAAGGAGCCACTGGACATGACCCTCATCGACTTCCAGTTCTGCAGTTGGTCCTCGCCAGCGGTGGATCTGCACTACTTCTTCAACACATCGGTGCAGTATGATATTCGCTACGAACAGCAGGATGCCCTGTTTCAGTATTATCACACGGTGCTTGTGGAAACGCTCAAGGATCTCAATTTTGGTGGCTACATTCCCACATTGAGGCAGTTCGTCCTGCAGCTCGAAAGGGGCAGATTCTTTG CTGTCACAGTCGCTCTGGTCTGCCAGGCCATATTGACCAATGACCAAAACGCCGATGCCGACTTTCATGCTATGATGAAGGATGACGAACGGGGACGCAACTTCCGGAAGGTATTGTACACCAATAAGAGGTTGCAGGACAATCTCAAACGAGAGCTGCCACGTTTCGATCGGATTGGTCTACTTGACATAATTGACTGA